CTCGTCATCCATGCGCGCCTGCAGCGGGTGCAGCACCTCGCGCGATACCCGATCCACGTGATCGACGATCTGGCGTTGCTCATCAGTCAAAGAATAGTTCGCCCTGATGGCTTCCAGATCAGCCGAGATGGCCTCACTTTGAGCGGTCATATCGTCCTCCCGAAAAATGTTGTTTGCGTTGTTGACCAAAATCAAACACATGTTAGAAAATAGATCAAGCCAAGCTTTTGACGACCTGACGTAAGAAAGCGCGGCGTCCTGAATGCAGGGGGGAACTTCGGAAATGACTGAGAGCGTTGTTCAATCGCAGGTGCTCGGCAAAGAAGTGCGTATCACGATTCGACGTCCTGATAATCGAAATGCCCTCAACCGTGAGGTCGCAGACGGGATCATGGCCGCCATATGTGCTGCCGAGAGGGACAGCGATTGCCGCGTGATCGTTCTGACCGGCGAGGGCGAGCGCGCCTTCTGTGCCGGGGGCGACATCAAGGCGGGGGCGGATGGCGGCCCGTTTGTTCAGGATCCGGCGGACCCGGATCATTTTGCCGGAAGGTTGTTCGAGACGATACAGGCGTGCCGAAAGCCAACGATCGCGCGCATCAATGGCGTCGCGATGGGGGCGGGAGCGGGCATCATCTGTGCCTGCGATCTGGCTGTGATGGCGGATCATGCCCGCGTCGGAACGCCGGAAGTGAAGGTGGGTCTGTTTCCCATGACGATCGTGCCACCCATGATGCGCGTGCTGCCCCGGCGGAGGCTGATGGAGATGTTCATCACCGGCGTTCCTCTGACGGCCGAGGAAGCCCTGCAGTTCAATCTGGTCAACTATGTGACCGATGCCGCGGGGCTGGACGACAAGGTTGCAGAACTGGTTGCCCAGATCGCCGCGCAGTCGCCGAGCGCGATCCGGCTGGGAAAATACGCCTGTCACGCGATGGAGGATATGACCTATCCGCAGCAGATGCGGTTTGCAGAAACACTTTTACCGCGTGTGGCGCAGACCGAAGACGCGCGCGAAGGCTTTGATGCCTTCATCTCGAAGCGCAAACCTGAATGGACGGGCCGCTGATCAAACGGGGAGGAGAGGAATATGTCGGAACGCAAGCTGCGCATCGGATGCGCGTCGGGCTTCTGGGGCGATACGCCGGAAGCGATCGGTCAACTGGTCTCAAAGGGCGAGATCGACTATCTGGTGTTTGACTATCTGGCAGAGGTGACAATGTCGCTGATGGCGCGGGCCCGCGCCAAAGCGCCCGAGACGGGCTATGCGCCGGACTTCGTCAAGGCGCTGGCACCCTGGTTGCCGGATATCAAGGCAAAAGGGATCAAGGTCGTTGCCAATGCAGGGGGCGTGAACCCGCGTGGCTGCAGCGATGCGCTTGCCAAAGCCGCCGCCCAGGCCGGGATCGATCTGTCCATCGGAGTCGTGCTAGGCGATGACCTGTTGCCCAGGGCCGATGAAATTCGCAAAAACGGTCAGACGGAAATGTTCTCGGGTGTCGCATTTCCAGATGATATCTGGAGCATGAATGCCTATCTGGGTGCCCGCCCCATCGCTGCCGCGCTGGATGCCGGGGCCGACATCGTGATCACCGGACGCTGCGCCGACAGCGCGGTCGCGCTTGGTCCCCTGATGCATGAATACGGCTGGGGCGACGATGACTGGGACAAGCTCAGCCAGGGATCGCTGGCCGGCCACCTGATCGAATGCGGCCCCCAGGGAACCGGCGGCAACTTCACCGACTGGCAGGACGTGCCGGGTTGGGACAATATGGGCATGCCCATCGTCGAGGCGTCCGAAGACGGCAGTTTCATCATGACCAAGACGCCTGACACCGGCGGGCTGGTCGTGCCCGGGTCAGTCGGAGAGCAGATGCTCTATGAAATCGGGGATCCGCGCGCCTACCTGTTGCCCGACGTGATCTGCGACTGGTCCGGGGTCACCCTGGAGCAGGTCGGACCCGATCAGGTGCTGGTCAAGGGCGGCAGGGGGCTTGGGCGCACCGACAGCTACAAGGTGTCGGCGACCCATGCCGATGGCTGGCGCGCGGTCTCTACCCTGACACTGGCCGCGATTGATGCACCCGCCAAGGCCGAACGTGTGGCCGAGGCGATCCTGACCCGCTGTCGCCGGATTTTCCGCGACCGCAACATGGGCGATTTTCGGCAGGTCAGCGTCGAGGTGCTGGGGGCCGAGGCGGCCTATGGCGCAAATGCGCGCGCCCGAACCCGCGAGGTGGTGCTCAAGATCGGCGCGGTCCATGACGATCGCGCCGCGCTGAACATCTTTGCCGGCGAAATAGCACCGATGGCGATTTCGACCGCGCAGGGTCTGACCGGGTTCTTCGCCGGACGGCCCAAGGTGCAACCGGTGGTCCGCCTGTTCTCCTTCCTTCAGAGCAAGGCCGAGACCCCCGTCGCGGTCGAGGTCGACGGCAAGGATGTGCCCGTGAGCGTGGCCACTACGCCAGTCCACCTTGATCCACCTGCCGCACCGCCCGCAGATAGCCGCGAGCCCGGCCCGGACGCTGTCAAGGTCCGCCTCGTCGATCTGGCCTGGGGCCGCTCGGGCGACAAGGGGGACATCGCCAATATCGGCATCCTCGCGCGCAAGCCGGACTACCTGCCATATATCCGCTCGGCTCTCAGCGAAGAGGTGGTGAAGGACTATTTCGCCCATGTCTGCGACGGCAGGGTAGAACGGTTCGACTTGCCTGGAAGCCATTCGCTGAATTTCCTGTTGCATGAATCGCTTGGCGGTGGCGGCATCGCCTCGGTTCGCATAGACCCGCAGGGCAAAGGGTTCGCGCAGATGCTGCTTGATATCGAAATTCCCGTGCCAGCCGATCTGGCTGCACGTGACGGACTGAATGCCGCGGCCCGGAACTAAGAGGACGACACCATGACCATTTCGAAACTCCTGGTCGCCAATCGGGGCGAGATCGCGGCGCGCGTGTTGCGCACCGCCAAGGCCCGCGGGCTTGCGACGGCCGTGTTGCGTCATGTCGCCGAGCAAGAGGGGCCGGCGCATCTGATCGCAGATGAGGTCGTGATGATCGACGGCCCGACGCCCGTGGCCGCCTATCTCGATATTCCGCAGATCGTCGCGGCGGCAACAAAGATCGGCGCGGATGCGGTGCATCCCGGCTATGGCTTTCTGTCAGAGAATGCCGGTTTTGTCGCGGCGCTGGAAAAAGCCGGAGTGACCTTTGTCGGCCCGACGTCCGAGGTCATCGACCTGATGGGGGACAAGGTCCGCGCCCGCGCCTTTGTCGAGGAACACGGGTTTCCCGTCGCCCCCTCGGCGATCGAGGATGATGATCCGGCGAGCTTTGTCGAACGCGCCCGCGCCGTGGGCTATCCGCTGCTGATCAAACCCTCGGCCGGCGGTGGCGGCAAGGGCATGCGCGTTGTGCGCGAGGACAGCACGCTGGAAACCGAAATCGAAACCGCGCGCCGCGAAGGCGAACGATATTTCGGCGACGGGCGGCTTTTCGTCGAACGCTATATCGAACGCCCGCGCCATATCGAGGTGCAGGTGATGGGCGACGGACAGGGCAACGTGGTCCATTTCTGGGAACGTGAATGTTCGATCCAGCGCCGGTTCCAGAAGATTATCGAGGAAACGCCGTCACCGGCGCTGACCCCCGAGCAACGGGATGAGATCTGCGAGACCGCTGCCGGAATTGCCCGTGCCGTCAAATACCGCGGGGCAGGGACCGTTGAATTCATCTATGCGCAGGACGGGGCCTTTTATTTCCTGGAAATGAACACCCGCCTTCAGGTCGAACATCCGGTGACCGAACTGGTGACCGGCTTCGATCTGGTTGCCGAGCAGCTGCGTGTCGCGGCGGGCGACGGGCTGAGCGCCGTGCAGGCGGATATTCCCCAAACCGGACACTCGATCGAACTGCGCATCTGCGCCGAGGACGCGACGGCCGATTTCCGGCCCGCGATCGGCGATATCCTGCTGCTGGACGAACCCCAGGGCGAGGGGATCCGCGTGGACAGCGGCATTCTGGATGGCGGCAAGGTGACAACCGACTTCGACCCGATGTTGTCCAAGCTGATCGTACATGGCCCGGATCGCGCGCAGGCCATCGCCCGTGCCCGGAGCGCGGTGCAAAGCTATGTGATTCTCGGGGTAACGACCAACACTGGTTACCTGGATGCAATCCTTGCACATCCGGATTTCGCCTCTGGTGACGTTTCAACTGGCTTCCTGGCTGAACAATCCGAAACGCTGACCGCGCCGGGCGAAGATGTCTCTGACTTGCTGATAGCGGCGGCGGCCCTATCGGACGAGCGCCTGGTGAGTGACGTAATGCAGATACCGGAAATGTACCGCAAGATGGGCGGGTGGAGAAACTGATGCAACGGATTTTTCAGATCGACGGAGAAGAGACTGATTGCTGGTTGGGTCATGATGGCAGCCGGTTCGTGCTCAATACCCCCACTGGCGCTGTTACCTGCCAATTGGACCCGACGGGTCTGCCGGGCGGTTACAAGCTGCGGGCCAAGGGTGTTGTGCGCGAATTGCGACTGGCCGTGGGGCCGGAAGCAACTTTTGTGCACATGGACGGGCGAACCTACGAAGTCGGGCGGGTTGATCCCGCCGAACGCCTGGCCGGAAGCGACGGTGGCGCGAGCGACGACCGATTGGTGGCGCCCATGCCGGGTGTCGTGGTGTCGGTTGCGGTTAAACCCGGCGATGCGGTTGAAGAAGGCCAGCCGCTTCTGGTGATCGAAAGCATGAAGTTGGAAACCACACTGACGGCGCCGCGCGGCGGGGTCGTTGCCGAAATGCCATTCGCCGAAGGCGACAGTTTTGGTCTGAAAGACATCCTGGCCCAATTGGCCCCGGAGGAGGAGTGACAATGCGCAGGATTGAAAGTCAGATCGACACCAATGCCGCCGACTACAAGGCAAATTTCGCCGCCATGTCTGAACGGCTGAAGGAATTCCACGCCCGCCAGCACGCGGCGCGTTTCGAACGTCCGCAACGCGATATCGACCGCCTTGCCCGCCAGAACAAACTGGGCGTGCGCGAGCGGTTGAAACTGCTGCTGGACCCCGGCACTCCGTTTTTGGAGTTTTCCACACTTGCCGCCTGTCGCGAATACGATGGCACCGTGCCTGGCGCCGCTGTGGTGACGGGCATCGGTATTGTGCAGGGTCGCGAGGTCGCCATCCACGCCAACGACGCTAGCGTCAAGGGCGGGGCTTGGTATCCACATACGGTCAAAAAGGTCGTGCGTCTTCTGGATGTCGCGCTGGAAAACCGCCTGCCGGTCATCCATATCTGCGACAGCGCGGGCGGTTTCCTGCCGCTGCAGCACGGGGTGTTTCCCGACCGGTATCTGGGCGGGCGGGTGTTCCGCAACCAGGTCAAGCTGAGCCAGGCCAATATCCCGCAGATTGCCGTGGTCGGCGGACACTGCACGGCTGGCGGTGCCTATGTGCCGACGCTGAGCGACTACAACATCATCATCGAAGGCACAGGCGCGATTTTCCTTGGCGGTCCCCCGCTGGTCAAGGCGGCCACCGGCGAAGAGGTCGGTGTTCAGGAACTTGGTGGGGCGGTTATGCATACCTCGGTTTCGGGAACCGGCGACTACCGAGCCGCCACTGAACAGCACGCCTTTTCACTGGCGCGCGAGATTGTCAGCCAATGGAAGCGCACCCCGAAAACGATCATCGAAACCGCCGCTTTTGAAGAGCCGTACTACGACCCCAAGGAGCTTTATGGGATCATCCCCAAGGACCGGAAAACCCAGTTTGATATGCGCGAGGTTCTGGCGCGGATCGTCGATGGCTCGCGCTTTCACGAATACCAGCCCGACTATGGCACCACGATGGTTTGCGGCTTTGCCCATATCTGGGGTTACAAGGTTGGCATCCTTGCCAACAACGGGGTGTTGTTCAACGACAGCTCGCTGAAGGCGGCGCATTTCATGCAGCTTTGCAATCAGAACCGCACACCTCTGGTCTTCTTTCAGAACATCACTGGCTATATGGTGGGCCGCGAATACGAAGAACGCGGCATCGCCAAGGACGGTGCCAAGATGCTGATGGCGCAGGGCGGTTCGGTCGTGCCGAAGTTCACAGTGATCGCCAATGCCTCGTACGGGGCAGGCAATTACGGCATGTGCGGGCGGGCCTGGGATGCGCGCACGCTGTTTATGTGGCCGCAAGCCGAGATCGGCGTGATGGGGGCGGATCAGGCCGCTAATACCATGGCGGACGTCAAGATTCGGCAGCTTCAGCGCGAAGGCAAAGAGCTGACCGAAGAAGAAATCGCCGCGATCCGCGAACCGGTGCTGGAAAAATACAAGCGCGATGTCGAAGCCTATACCTCCACCTCGGAACTGTGGGATGACGGCATCCTCGATCCGGCGGACACACGCAACGCGCTTGGCATGTCGATTTCTGCCTCGCTCAATGCACCGATCGACGATCCGCACTACGGGATCTTCCGTCTGTAAAGGCTTGAGGGACGGCACACCGGGTCGGGGAGTGCCGTTCCGCGTCAAGGCGCTTCCATCTGGCGCTTTCGGAATCTGAAGTAGTCCTGACCGGTCCGGTTCCCGGACAGGTCAGGACGATGTCCGCCGCGCCTCCTGAATGGAGACGACGTCAGAGGCCGCCATGCCGGGCCGGTCTGCCTCGACCGCCTTCAGCGGTTCGACCGGCGTCAATCCGGCCAGACAGTCGCGCGCAAGTTGCTGGTATTCCGCGGTGCCGCGCGTTTTCCACGCGACTTCTTTCTCGCTGACCTCGCGGATCACCTTTGCCGGCGATCCCACCACCATCGAACGCGGCGGAATCACGGTTTCGCCACGCACAAACGCCTGCGCGCCGACAATCGATTCCGCCCCAAGCTCTACACCATCCATAATGACGGAATTCATTCCGACCAGAGCGTTCCGGCCCACTGTGCAACCGTGCAGGATCGCGCCATGGCCGATGTGGCCGTCGCTTTCCACCACGGCGTCGCGGCCGGGAAAGGAATGGATGATGCAATTGTCCTGAACATTGGCTCCATCCCCGATCACGATCCTGCCGAAATCGCCCCGCAAGCTTGCTCCGGGGCCGATGTAGCATCCATGACCCAAGATGACATTTCCGATCAGAACGGCCTGGGGGTGGACATATGTATCCTCGGGCACGACGGGTATAAAACCCTTGAACTCATAACAGTATGCCATTCCGACCACCTTTCGTAAGCTGAGTGCTAAACGCTTGTCAGCGGTTGCGCCGGGACCAGAATCCCTCAATTGTGCCGCCGATCAGGGCGTGTGGCCCGAAAACAAACACAAGTTAGAAAATAGCGCAAGCTCCCTACGTCACAGCTTGGCAATATTGACACTTCCCAAGGTTGGGATTTAAAATCTAACAAATGGTAGAAAATAGGCTGGCGGACCGATTAGGGTGGCCTGACCGAACTTGGGAGAGAGAGAAATGACAGACAAAGCCTATGTTGCAGGCGTTGGGATGGTCCCGTTCCAGAAGCCGGGAAAATCCGAAAGCTACGATGTGATGGCGACCGCTGCGACCCGGTCCGCTCTGGCAGACGCAGGGTTGGATTATGATAAAGTCCAACAGGCCTATGTTGGCTATGTCTATGGCGACAGCACCTGCGGTCAGCGCGCCCTGTACCATGTCGGAATGACAGGCATCCCGGTTCTGAATGTGAACAACAACTGCTCGACCGGATCGTCCGCCCTGTTCCTGGCCAGGCAGGCAGTTGAAAGCGGCGCGGTCGAATGTGCTCTGGCACTTGGGTTCGAACAGATGCAGCCCGGCGCAATCGGTGCGATGTTCCATGACCGGGTCAGCCCGTTTGCGGCATTCGACAGAGAAACCGACGAACTGGTTGGCAGTGCCGAGATCCCGCTGGCGCTGCGGTACTTCGGCGGTGCGGGCAAGGCGCATATGGACGAGTTCGGCACCCCCCTGGAAACCTTCGCAAAAATCCGCGCCAAGGCCAGCCGACATGCTGCGAAGAATCCGGTTGCCCTGTTCCGGCAGGAGGTGACGGCGGAAGACGTCATGGCCGCCCAGGTCGTCTGGCCCGGCGTCATGACCAAGCTCATGGCCTGTCCGCCAACCTGTGGCGCGGCCGCCGCGATCATTTGTTCCAAGGAATTCGCCGACAAGCACGGACTGGACAGTTCGGTTCGGATCGCGGCGCAGGCCATGACGACGGACGGCCCGGAAACTTTCGAAGCCCATGACATGCGCGAAGTGGTCGGCTTTTCGATGGCCAAGCGCGCCGCCGATCAGGTTTACGAGGACGCGGGCATCGGGCCCGAGGACGTGGATGTGGTCGAACTGCACGACTGTTTCGCCCACAACGAGCTTATCACCTATGAGGCGCTTGGCCTTTGCAGTCGCGGCGAAGCGGCGAAATTCGTTGATGATGGCGACAACACCTACGGCGGAAAATACGTGACCAACCCGTCGGGCGGTCTTTTGTCCAAAGGCCATCCGCTTGGGGCGACCGGCCTAGCGCAATGTACCGAGCTCGTTCAGCAGCTTCGCGGCCAGGCAGATGCGCGCCAGGTTGATGGCGCACGTCTGGCGCTTCAGCACAATCTGGGCCTCGGCGGGGCCTGCGTCACCACGCTTTATGAAAAAGCCTGATAGCGCCTTTCGGGAGGAATCAATATGACTGGAAAACTCGACGGGCGCGTGGCGCTGGTCTCGGGCTCGGGCCGGGGCATTGGCCGCGAAATCGCTCTCAAACTGGCCTCGGAAGGGGCCCGGCTGGTGATCAACGATCTGGACGCCGATCCGGCCAATGAAACCGCCGAGGCGGTGCGCGCAATGGGTGCTGAGGCCGTGGTCTGTGCCGGCAGCGTTACCGAAGACGGTTTTGCCGAACGGTTCATCAAGACCGGCGTGGACAGCTTTGGCGGGTTAGACATCATCGTGAACAACGCAGGCTACACTTGGGATAGCGTCGTTCAGAAGATGTCCGACGAACAGTGGCAGGCGATCATCGACGTCCACCTGACGGCACCTTTCAAGATCCTGCGCGCTGCCCAGCCGGTGATCAGCGCCAAGGCCAAGGAAGAGGCCGCCGCCGGGCAAGAGGTGTTCCGCAAGGTAGTCAACATCTCGTCCATCGCAGGGACCGGCGGCAATGCTGGCCAGATCAACTATTCCGCCGCCAAGGCCGGTATCCTAGGGGTCACCCGGACGATGGCCAAGGAATGGGGCCGCTACAAGGTCAACGTCAACGCCGTCGCCTTCGGCCCGATCCGCACCCGCCTGACCGAAGGCAGCGCGGATGGCGACAGCACGATCAAGGTCGAAGAAAAAGAGATCAAGGTCGGCGTGAACCCCGATCTCCTGTCCCAGATGGAGCGCATGATCCCGCTGGGCCGGGTCGGCACTCCGGAAGAAGCTGCCGGTGCCGTCTATCTGTTCTGTGCGCCGGAATCGAACTTCATTTCAGGCCAGCACGTCATCTGCGGTGGCGGTTTCGTGATCTAAGGCATTTGCCCGGACCCGATGACGGGGTCCGGGCAAGCACATTAATGTCTGGACGGCCTCTTGGCGGTCGCCAATGCGGAATTTTCCGCAAACTCTAGTCTGGCACGATCACGACGATTGACTCACTTGCGTTGTTAACCTAACAGGCGTTAGTTAGGCGTTGGAGCGATACGAAGGTCTATGGCACAGAACACGGCAATCAAAGCCAACGAGACATCGCGCAGCGCGGTTGGACGGGACGGGGTGCTGGACATTGCCGCGCGGCTTTTCCGCGAACAAGGCTACGGGTCCGTTTCGCTCCGAAAAATTGCCGAGGCCGCCGGGATCAAGGCGGGTAGCATATACTATCATTTCGGTTCCAAGGACGAGATCGTCGCGGCCGTTCTTGATGCAGGGATTCGAGTCGTTCACGCGAGCATGAGAGACGCCATCACCGACCTGCGGGCCGATACCGACGGCGAAACGGTACTGCGCGCCGCGATCCGGGCGCATCTGCGCGCGCTTCTTGATGTGAGCGATTATACATCGGCGAATGTGCGTATTTTCGGGCAGGTGCCGCAATCCGTCCGGGATGCCAACTTGCCCACGCGAAGGGCCTATGAGGCAGAGTGGGACAGTCTTCTGTCCCAGCTTAAGAAAGATGGCACGCTGAAGCAAGACGTCGATATCCGTCGCCTGCGCCTGATGCTGATCGGTACATTGAACGCCACGCTCGATTGGTTCGACCCGGACCGCGGTAGCGCCGATGCGTTGTCACGCACCTATGCCGATGTGTTCCTCAACGGGATACTCCAAAGACAGGATACCTGACTACATGGCACGTCTTGAAACAGCGGTGCTGACCGCATCAGAGACCTACACCCGCAACCACGCCGCACAAAGCGAGCGCGTCGAAACGCTGCGTGCGCGGATCGCCGAAGCAACGGCTGGCGGCCGCCCCGACATGGTCGCGCGGCATCGCAAGCGCGGCAAGCTGCTGGTCCGCGAACGGATCGACCTGCTGGTGGATCCGGGCACTGCATTTCTTGAGTTGTCGTCGCTTGCCGCCTACGGTCAATATGGAGGCGAGGTGCCCGGTGCGGGGATCGTGACCGGTATCGGGATCGTCCACGGGCTGCCCTGCGTTGTGATCGCCAACGATGCGACAGTGAAGGGTGGTTCCTTCTATCACGAAACCGTGCAGAAACACATCCGCGCCCAGGAAATCGCAGCCGAGAACCGGCTGCCCTGCCTCTATCTGGTGGATTGCGGCGGTGCCTATCTGCCAGAGCAGGACAGGGTCTTCCCCGATGCCCGGCATTTCGGCAATTCCTTTTATCGCCAGACCAACATGTCGGCGAGCGGTCTGCCGCAGATCTCGGCGGTCTTTGGAGGCTGCACGGCCGGTGGGGCCTATATCCCGGCCCTGTCGGACGAGGTCATCATGGTGCGCGGCAACGCGCGCATCCATCTGGGCGGGCCGTCGATCGTCAAGGTGGCGATCAACGAAGAGGTCGATGGCGAAACGCTGGGCGGGGCCGAGATGCATTCGCGTGTTTCGGGGGTGTCCGACCATCTGGCCGAGGACGAGTACCACGCATTGGCACTCATGCGCGACATCGTGGCCGAGCTGGGCCAGTCGCGCGCGATGCAGCCCGACAAGGTACCACAGCCGCCCGCGCATGATCCCCAGGAACTGCTTGGCGTCATCAGCGCCGATCGCAAACAGCCCTATGACATGCGCGAGGTTCTGCTGCGCATGATCGACGCCGGCGAATTCCGCGAATTCAAGCCCGGATGGGGTGAGACGCTGGTCTGTGGCACAGCGTGCATCCATGGATACCGGGTTGGCATTCTGGCCAACAACGGTGCGCTTTTGTCCGCAAGTTCGCTGAAGGGCGCGCAATTCGTGTCGATGTGCGATCAACGCAACATCCCGCTTTTGTTCCTGCACAACATCTCGGGCTTCATGGTTGGCACCGACGCTGAACGCGGCGGCATAGCCAAGGACAGCGCCAAGCTGGTCTATGCCATGTCGGTGGCCAAGGTGCCGCGCCTGTCGGTGCTGCTGGGTGGCTCTTACGGGGCGGGCAACTACGGCATGTGCGGACGTGGCTTCGCCCCGAATTTTCTCTTTGCCTGGCCCACTGCGGAACTGGCCACCATGTCTGCCGACATCGCCACAAATGTGATGCTGGAACTGCGCCGCCAGAAAGGGGGCGACCCGGGCAAGATGGAGGCCGACATGAAGCTGATCGAGGAGCAGGTTCGGGCCCAGTACGGTGAACAGTCCGATCCCTATTATGCCACCTCGCGGCTTTGGGATGACGGGCTGATCGAACCCGCGCAAACCCGCGATATCCTTGGCCTGTGCCTGGCCATCGTGACATCGGTGCCCGAAGCCGGTCGCCATACGCCTGTATTCAGAATGTGAGGCTTCAAGTTGACCAATACCTACAACACGATCCTTGTCGAAACCGATGCGCGCGGCGTCGCCACGCTGACGCTCAACCGCCCCGACAAACACAATGCGCTGAATGGCGAATTGATCGCAGAGCTATACGATGCCGCCGAAAAGCTGGCTGCAGATGACGATGTGCGTATTGTGGTCCTGACCGGCGCGGGCAAGAGCTTCTGCGCGGGCGGCGATTTCAACTGGTTCGCCTCTAATGTCGAGAAAACCCGTAGTGAAAGGGTCGCACAAAGCGCCACGCTGGCGCGGCTGTTGCGCCGTCTTGACACGCTGCCCAAACCCTTGATCGGGAGGATCAACGGCCCGGCTTACGGTGGCGGTGTCGGCATGATCTCCGTCTGCGACTACACCATCGGCGCCGAAGGCGCGCGCTTCGGTCTGACCGAGGTCAAACTGGGCCTTCTGCCCGCGAATATATCGCCTTACGTGGTGGCCCGCATCGGCAAGGTGCATTCGCGTGAGACCATGCTGTCGGGGGCGTTGTTCGACACCGCCCGCGCCGAGCGGATCGGTCTGTTGACCGAGGTTGTCGCGCCGGGCGACCTGGACGCCACGGTGAACCGGGTGGTGCATGATCACCTTCAGGCCGCGCCGGGTGCGGTGGCCGATACCAAGGCGCTGATCGCCTATGTCGCGTCCCACGATCTGGAGACCAACATGATCTACACCGCCGACCGGCTGGCCGATGCGTGGGAGACGGAGGAAGGTATCGAAGGCATCAACAGTTTCATCAACAAGGGCGTTCCGTCATGGCGGGTGAAATGAGCTTCACCCGCGTTCTGATCGCCAACCGGGGCGAGATTGCCCGGCGCATCCAGCGCGGGTGCCGCAAACTGGGGCTGGAAAGCGTAGCGGTGTTTTCGGACGCGGACCGCGACGCGCCCTTCGTGGCCGAGGCCGATCATGCCGTCTGCATCGGCGGGGCCGCCCCGTCGGACAGCTATTTGAACGTCGCGGCCATCCTTGAGGCCGCGCGGGCGACGGGCGCGGATGCGGTACACCCGGGCTATGGTTTTCTGTCTGAGAATGCCGGTTTCGCGGCGGCGGTCGAGGCGGCGGGCCTTGTGTTCATCGGGCCGGAACCCGACGCTATCGCGCGGATGGGCTCCAAGATCGAGGCCAAGGCTGCCGCCGAAGCCGCAGGCGTGCCCGTCCTGCCCGGCTATCGCGGCGAGGATCAGTCCGACGCGCGCCTGCTGCAAGAGGCCGAGGCGCTTGGCACCCCCTTTCTGGTCAAGGCCAGCGCCGGCGGCGGCGGACGCGGGATGCGGCTGGTCTCCGATCTGGGCGACGCACCCGACGCGATTGCATCTGCCCGGGCCGAAGCGCAGAGCGCCTTCGACGATCCGGCGGTGTTCCTCGAACGCTATGCACCCCGTGCCCGCCACGTCGAAGTGCAGGTTCTGGGCGACACTCACGGCACCGTGCTGCATCTGGGCGACCGCGATTGTTCGCTGCAACGCAACCACCAAAAGCTGATCGAAGAAGCCCCCGCCGCCGATCTTCCCGAGGCTGTGCGCGACCGCATG
This sequence is a window from Sulfitobacter alexandrii. Protein-coding genes within it:
- a CDS encoding crotonase/enoyl-CoA hydratase family protein produces the protein MTNTYNTILVETDARGVATLTLNRPDKHNALNGELIAELYDAAEKLAADDDVRIVVLTGAGKSFCAGGDFNWFASNVEKTRSERVAQSATLARLLRRLDTLPKPLIGRINGPAYGGGVGMISVCDYTIGAEGARFGLTEVKLGLLPANISPYVVARIGKVHSRETMLSGALFDTARAERIGLLTEVVAPGDLDATVNRVVHDHLQAAPGAVADTKALIAYVASHDLETNMIYTADRLADAWETEEGIEGINSFINKGVPSWRVK
- a CDS encoding lipid-transfer protein; its protein translation is MTDKAYVAGVGMVPFQKPGKSESYDVMATAATRSALADAGLDYDKVQQAYVGYVYGDSTCGQRALYHVGMTGIPVLNVNNNCSTGSSALFLARQAVESGAVECALALGFEQMQPGAIGAMFHDRVSPFAAFDRETDELVGSAEIPLALRYFGGAGKAHMDEFGTPLETFAKIRAKASRHAAKNPVALFRQEVTAEDVMAAQVVWPGVMTKLMACPPTCGAAAAIICSKEFADKHGLDSSVRIAAQAMTTDGPETFEAHDMREVVGFSMAKRAADQVYEDAGIGPEDVDVVELHDCFAHNELITYEALGLCSRGEAAKFVDDGDNTYGGKYVTNPSGGLLSKGHPLGATGLAQCTELVQQLRGQADARQVDGARLALQHNLGLGGACVTTLYEKA
- a CDS encoding acyl-CoA carboxylase subunit beta, translated to MARLETAVLTASETYTRNHAAQSERVETLRARIAEATAGGRPDMVARHRKRGKLLVRERIDLLVDPGTAFLELSSLAAYGQYGGEVPGAGIVTGIGIVHGLPCVVIANDATVKGGSFYHETVQKHIRAQEIAAENRLPCLYLVDCGGAYLPEQDRVFPDARHFGNSFYRQTNMSASGLPQISAVFGGCTAGGAYIPALSDEVIMVRGNARIHLGGPSIVKVAINEEVDGETLGGAEMHSRVSGVSDHLAEDEYHALALMRDIVAELGQSRAMQPDKVPQPPAHDPQELLGVISADRKQPYDMREVLLRMIDAGEFREFKPGWGETLVCGTACIHGYRVGILANNGALLSASSLKGAQFVSMCDQRNIPLLFLHNISGFMVGTDAERGGIAKDSAKLVYAMSVAKVPRLSVLLGGSYGAGNYGMCGRGFAPNFLFAWPTAELATMSADIATNVMLELRRQKGGDPGKMEADMKLIEEQVRAQYGEQSDPYYATSRLWDDGLIEPAQTRDILGLCLAIVTSVPEAGRHTPVFRM
- a CDS encoding SDR family NAD(P)-dependent oxidoreductase, with the translated sequence MTGKLDGRVALVSGSGRGIGREIALKLASEGARLVINDLDADPANETAEAVRAMGAEAVVCAGSVTEDGFAERFIKTGVDSFGGLDIIVNNAGYTWDSVVQKMSDEQWQAIIDVHLTAPFKILRAAQPVISAKAKEEAAAGQEVFRKVVNISSIAGTGGNAGQINYSAAKAGILGVTRTMAKEWGRYKVNVNAVAFGPIRTRLTEGSADGDSTIKVEEKEIKVGVNPDLLSQMERMIPLGRVGTPEEAAGAVYLFCAPESNFISGQHVICGGGFVI
- a CDS encoding transferase hexapeptide repeat family protein yields the protein MAYCYEFKGFIPVVPEDTYVHPQAVLIGNVILGHGCYIGPGASLRGDFGRIVIGDGANVQDNCIIHSFPGRDAVVESDGHIGHGAILHGCTVGRNALVGMNSVIMDGVELGAESIVGAQAFVRGETVIPPRSMVVGSPAKVIREVSEKEVAWKTRGTAEYQQLARDCLAGLTPVEPLKAVEADRPGMAASDVVSIQEARRTSS
- a CDS encoding TetR/AcrR family transcriptional regulator, producing the protein MAQNTAIKANETSRSAVGRDGVLDIAARLFREQGYGSVSLRKIAEAAGIKAGSIYYHFGSKDEIVAAVLDAGIRVVHASMRDAITDLRADTDGETVLRAAIRAHLRALLDVSDYTSANVRIFGQVPQSVRDANLPTRRAYEAEWDSLLSQLKKDGTLKQDVDIRRLRLMLIGTLNATLDWFDPDRGSADALSRTYADVFLNGILQRQDT